A window from Pseudomonas moraviensis encodes these proteins:
- a CDS encoding TetR/AcrR family transcriptional regulator, whose translation MNESMSSDTRDIILDVTEKLIYKSGIAATSMDLLVKTAGVSRKSIYRYFADKDALVVAALQRRDIRWMSWFRNAVDQAATPAERLLNLFTVLKGWFDSDGFRGCAFINTSGETGDPQDPVRLVAKEHKQKLLDYVCELCTEYGAEDPQLLARQLLVLIDGTITVALVMGDHSAADNAQCMARKLLGL comes from the coding sequence ATGAACGAATCAATGAGCAGCGACACACGCGACATCATTCTGGATGTCACCGAAAAGTTGATCTACAAAAGTGGCATCGCTGCCACCAGCATGGATCTCCTGGTGAAAACCGCCGGCGTCTCCAGAAAAAGCATCTACCGTTACTTTGCCGACAAGGACGCGCTGGTGGTCGCGGCCCTTCAGCGACGCGATATACGCTGGATGAGCTGGTTCAGAAACGCTGTCGACCAAGCTGCAACCCCGGCCGAGCGCCTGCTCAACCTGTTTACCGTGCTCAAGGGCTGGTTCGACTCGGATGGATTTCGCGGCTGCGCCTTTATCAACACCAGCGGCGAAACCGGCGATCCACAGGACCCGGTGCGGCTGGTGGCCAAAGAACACAAACAGAAGCTGCTCGACTACGTGTGCGAGCTGTGTACCGAATATGGCGCCGAGGATCCGCAACTGCTGGCCAGACAGTTGCTGGTTCTGATTGACGGCACCATTACCGTAGCGCTTGTGATGGGTGATCACAGTGCCGCCGATAATGCGCAATGCATGGCGCGAAAGTTATTGGGCCTGTAA
- the efeB gene encoding iron uptake transporter deferrochelatase/peroxidase subunit codes for MNDSEPLNLQRRRVLMGMGAAGVALAGSALSCPAMAAAPAQVTGAPSSDKTEDRHDFHGVHQTGIVTPRPASGMLVAFDVLATDREDLERLFRTLNERIAFLMKGGPVAQIDPKLPPPDSGILGPVVTPDNLTITVSVGDSLFDERFGLAAAKPKRLQRMVGFPNDALDADCCHGDLSLQFCANTADTNIHALRDIVKNLPDLLLVRWKQEGSVPPQAPAKPGVPAQSARNFLGFRDGSANPDSNDAKAMDRIVWVQPGSDEPAWAAHGSYQAVRIIRNFVERWDRTPLQEQESILGRVKSSGAPIGGHTESEVPDYSKDPAGKLTRLDAHIRLANPRTAATQANLILRRPFNYSNGVNKNGQLDMGLLFICYQADLEQGFITVQTRLNGEPLEEYLKPVGGGYFFTLPGVTGDDDFIGRSLLAATSHNKTA; via the coding sequence ATGAACGATTCAGAACCTCTCAACCTGCAACGGCGCCGCGTGCTGATGGGCATGGGCGCCGCCGGTGTCGCCCTCGCCGGATCAGCCCTGAGCTGCCCGGCCATGGCCGCAGCGCCGGCACAAGTCACCGGAGCGCCGAGCAGCGACAAGACCGAAGACCGCCACGATTTCCACGGCGTGCACCAGACCGGCATCGTCACCCCGCGCCCGGCCTCGGGCATGCTGGTGGCGTTCGATGTGCTGGCGACCGATCGCGAAGATCTCGAGCGACTGTTCCGCACGCTGAACGAACGCATCGCGTTTTTGATGAAGGGCGGCCCGGTGGCGCAGATCGATCCGAAACTGCCGCCGCCGGATTCCGGCATCCTCGGCCCGGTGGTCACCCCGGACAACCTGACCATCACTGTGTCCGTCGGTGATTCGCTGTTCGACGAGCGCTTCGGTCTGGCAGCGGCCAAACCCAAGCGCCTGCAACGCATGGTCGGTTTCCCCAACGATGCGCTGGATGCCGATTGCTGCCATGGCGACCTGAGCCTGCAGTTCTGCGCCAACACCGCCGACACCAACATTCACGCCCTGCGCGACATCGTCAAGAACCTCCCCGATCTGCTGCTGGTGCGCTGGAAACAGGAAGGCAGCGTGCCGCCGCAAGCCCCGGCCAAACCCGGCGTACCGGCGCAGTCGGCGCGCAACTTCCTGGGTTTTCGCGATGGCTCGGCCAACCCCGATTCCAACGACGCCAAGGCCATGGACCGCATCGTCTGGGTGCAACCGGGCAGTGATGAGCCGGCGTGGGCTGCCCATGGCAGTTATCAAGCGGTGCGCATCATCCGCAACTTTGTCGAACGCTGGGATCGCACGCCTTTGCAGGAGCAGGAAAGCATTCTCGGCCGGGTCAAGAGCAGCGGCGCGCCCATCGGTGGCCACACGGAAAGCGAAGTGCCGGATTACAGCAAGGATCCGGCCGGCAAGCTGACCAGACTCGACGCGCACATTCGGCTGGCCAATCCGCGCACCGCCGCGACCCAGGCCAACCTGATCCTGCGCCGGCCGTTCAACTATTCCAACGGCGTCAACAAGAACGGTCAGCTCGACATGGGCCTGCTGTTCATCTGCTACCAGGCCGATCTGGAACAAGGCTTTATCACCGTGCAGACGCGCCTCAACGGCGAACCGCTCGAGGAATACCTCAAACCGGTCGGCGGCGGTTACTTCTTCACCCTGCCCGGCGTTACCGGCGATGACGACTTCATCGGTCGCTCGTTACTGGCTGCCACATCCCACAACAAAACCGCATGA
- the pssA gene encoding CDP-diacylglycerol--serine O-phosphatidyltransferase, with product MPLLFKRSLLPKLRSFALTAEAVSILSSAAEFRRCLLEQIAAATQRIYIVALYLQQDEAGQEILDALHAAKLKRPELEIAVVVDWLRAQRGLIGAGKQPGNAAWYQDMTRTHQSEVPIYGVPVQTRELFGVLHLKGFVIDDNVVYSGASLNNVYLHKLDKYRFDRYHVLHSRELADSMHHLVKHGLIESKAVHRLDLPNLPSTRSLRNDIGDLRSRLKYATYDTGAGSTSREGLSVTPLLGVGKNNPLNRAILELIASAQKQLTICTPYFNLPLGVIREINRALARGVKIDIVVGDKTANDFYIPPSEPFKVIAALPYLYEISLRRFAKRHQHSIDRGQLNLHLWRDGDNTYHLKGMWIDQRYTLLTGNNLNPRAFRLDLENALLIDDPQGEWLEPRAKELENIFRHTTRIDSFQTLETLPDYPAGVAKFLKRVSRVRIERLLYRIL from the coding sequence ATGCCGTTGCTTTTCAAACGTTCTCTGCTGCCCAAACTGCGCAGCTTCGCGCTGACCGCCGAGGCGGTGAGCATTCTGTCCAGTGCTGCCGAATTCCGACGCTGCCTGCTCGAGCAAATCGCCGCAGCGACCCAGCGCATCTACATCGTCGCGCTGTATTTGCAGCAGGACGAAGCCGGCCAGGAAATCCTCGATGCCCTGCACGCTGCCAAACTCAAGCGTCCCGAGCTGGAAATTGCCGTCGTGGTTGACTGGTTGCGCGCCCAGCGCGGTCTGATCGGCGCGGGCAAGCAGCCCGGCAACGCCGCCTGGTATCAGGACATGACCCGCACGCATCAGAGCGAAGTGCCGATCTACGGCGTGCCGGTGCAGACCCGCGAGCTGTTCGGCGTGCTGCACCTCAAAGGCTTCGTCATCGATGACAACGTGGTCTACAGCGGCGCCAGCCTGAACAATGTCTACCTGCACAAACTCGACAAGTACCGCTTCGACCGTTACCACGTGCTGCACAGTCGCGAGCTCGCGGATTCGATGCATCATCTGGTCAAGCATGGCCTGATCGAATCGAAAGCCGTGCATCGCCTCGACCTGCCGAACCTGCCGAGCACGCGCAGCCTGCGCAACGACATCGGCGACCTGCGCAGTCGCCTCAAGTACGCGACCTACGACACCGGCGCCGGCAGCACCAGCAGGGAAGGGCTGTCGGTCACCCCACTGCTCGGCGTCGGCAAGAACAATCCGCTGAACCGGGCGATCCTCGAACTGATCGCCAGCGCACAAAAGCAGCTGACCATCTGCACGCCGTACTTCAACCTGCCGCTGGGTGTGATCCGCGAGATCAACCGTGCGCTAGCCCGCGGCGTGAAGATCGATATCGTGGTCGGTGACAAGACCGCCAATGACTTCTACATTCCGCCAAGCGAGCCGTTCAAGGTGATCGCCGCGCTGCCGTATCTGTACGAGATCAGCCTGCGCCGCTTCGCCAAACGCCATCAGCACAGCATCGACAGGGGCCAGCTGAACCTGCATTTGTGGCGCGATGGTGACAACACTTATCACCTCAAGGGCATGTGGATCGATCAGCGCTACACCTTGCTGACCGGCAACAACCTCAATCCGCGGGCGTTCCGTCTGGATCTGGAAAACGCGCTGCTGATCGATGATCCGCAAGGCGAATGGCTGGAGCCCCGGGCGAAAGAGCTGGAGAACATCTTCCGCCATACCACGCGGATCGACAGCTTCCAGACCCTGGAGACACTGCCGGATTACCCGGCGGGGGTGGCGAAGTTTCTCAAGCGGGTGAGTCGGGTGAGGATTGAGCGGTTGCTCTATCGGATTCTCTAG
- a CDS encoding DUF1348 family protein, which produces MSTAAQVRPPLPPFNHASAIEKVRLAEDGWNTRDPEKVSLAYTLDTKWRNRAEFANNREEAKAFLTRKWAKELDYRLIKELWAYSDTRIAVRYAYEWHDDSGNWFRSYGNENWEFDDNGLMFQRYACINDMPIKESERKFHWPLGRRPDDHPGLSELGL; this is translated from the coding sequence ATGTCGACTGCAGCCCAGGTACGTCCGCCATTGCCCCCGTTCAACCACGCTTCAGCCATCGAAAAAGTGCGCCTTGCCGAAGATGGCTGGAACACCCGCGATCCGGAAAAGGTTTCGCTCGCCTACACCCTCGATACCAAATGGCGCAATCGCGCCGAGTTCGCCAACAACCGCGAAGAGGCCAAGGCATTCCTCACCCGCAAGTGGGCGAAGGAACTGGATTATCGCTTGATCAAAGAACTCTGGGCCTACTCCGATACCCGTATTGCCGTGCGTTATGCCTATGAATGGCACGACGATTCCGGCAACTGGTTCCGTTCGTACGGCAACGAAAACTGGGAGTTCGATGACAACGGCCTGATGTTCCAGCGCTACGCCTGCATCAATGACATGCCGATCAAGGAAAGCGAACGCAAATTCCACTGGCCGCTGGGCCGCCGGCCGGATGATCATCCGGGGCTGAGTGAACTCGGCCTCTAA
- the efeO gene encoding iron uptake system protein EfeO, producing the protein MKKTPLALLLTLGLLNTPLSAFAATAPLDLVGPVSDYKIYVTEKLDELASHTQQFTDAVKKGDLATAQKLYAPTRVYYESIEPIAELFSDLDASIDSRVDDHEKGVKAEDFTGFHRIEYSLFAEKSTQGLDALADGLNKDVQDLQTRVAGLTFPPEKVVGGAAALLEEVAATKISGEEDRYSHTDLYDFQGNIDGAKKIVDLFRSQVEQQDKAFVAKVDKNFATVDKILAKYKTADGGFETYDKVKDNDRKALVGPVNTLAEDLSMMRGKLGLN; encoded by the coding sequence ATGAAAAAGACGCCACTCGCGTTATTGCTGACCCTTGGTTTGCTCAACACCCCGCTGTCGGCGTTCGCCGCGACTGCGCCGCTGGATCTGGTGGGGCCGGTGTCGGACTACAAGATTTACGTCACCGAGAAGCTCGATGAGCTGGCCAGCCACACTCAGCAGTTCACCGACGCGGTGAAGAAAGGCGATCTCGCCACCGCGCAGAAGCTCTACGCGCCGACGCGGGTTTATTACGAGTCGATCGAGCCGATTGCAGAACTGTTCAGCGATCTCGATGCGTCCATCGACTCGCGGGTCGATGATCACGAGAAAGGTGTGAAGGCTGAAGATTTCACCGGTTTCCACCGGATCGAATATTCGCTGTTCGCGGAGAAATCCACCCAGGGTCTGGATGCACTGGCCGACGGTTTGAACAAGGACGTGCAGGACCTGCAAACCCGTGTGGCCGGCCTGACCTTCCCGCCGGAGAAAGTCGTCGGTGGCGCTGCTGCGCTACTGGAGGAAGTCGCGGCGACGAAGATTTCCGGCGAGGAAGATCGCTACAGCCACACTGACCTGTATGACTTCCAGGGCAATATCGACGGCGCGAAGAAGATCGTCGATCTGTTCCGTTCGCAGGTCGAACAGCAGGACAAGGCATTTGTAGCGAAGGTCGACAAGAACTTCGCCACGGTCGACAAGATCCTCGCCAAGTACAAGACCGCGGATGGCGGCTTTGAAACCTACGACAAGGTAAAGGACAACGACCGCAAGGCGCTGGTCGGGCCGGTGAATACGCTGGCGGAGGATTTGTCGATGATGCGCGGGAAGTTGGGTTTGAACTGA